In one Mucilaginibacter sp. PAMB04168 genomic region, the following are encoded:
- the fsa gene encoding fructose-6-phosphate aldolase: MKFFIDTANLSQISEAHDMGILDGVTTNPSLMAKEGITGQDNVIAHYKAICDITDGDVSAEVISTTYNEMVEEGLALAKLHERIVVKVPMIKDGVKAIKYFTQQGIKTNCTLVFSAGQALLAAKAGATYVSPFIGRLDDVSTDGLQLIEDIRLIYDNYGYETQILAASVRHAMHIINCAKLGADVITGPLSAITALLKHPLTDNGLAQFLADHAKAAAAGVPPVK; this comes from the coding sequence ATGAAATTTTTCATCGACACGGCTAACCTGTCACAAATTAGCGAAGCCCATGATATGGGTATTTTAGACGGGGTAACCACTAATCCTTCCCTAATGGCCAAAGAAGGTATCACAGGCCAAGACAATGTTATTGCACACTACAAAGCCATTTGCGATATTACCGATGGCGACGTTAGCGCCGAGGTTATTTCTACTACTTACAACGAGATGGTTGAAGAAGGCTTGGCCCTTGCTAAACTGCACGAGCGTATTGTAGTAAAAGTGCCGATGATTAAAGATGGTGTAAAAGCTATTAAATACTTTACACAACAGGGTATCAAAACCAATTGTACGCTGGTATTTTCTGCTGGTCAGGCGTTATTGGCTGCAAAAGCCGGTGCCACATATGTATCACCTTTTATTGGCCGTTTGGATGATGTCTCAACCGATGGTTTACAACTTATTGAAGACATTCGTTTAATTTACGATAACTACGGTTACGAAACGCAAATTTTGGCTGCCTCAGTTCGCCATGCTATGCATATTATCAACTGTGCTAAATTAGGTGCCGATGTAATTACCGGTCCATTATCAGCTATTACAGCACTATTGAAACACCCATTAACTGATAATGGTTTGGCTCAGTTCCTTGCCGACCATGCCAAAGCAGCCGCTGCTGGCGTTCCCCCGGTTAAGTAA
- a CDS encoding endo-1,4-beta-xylanase gives MKIRLTALLLTGSMALQIAQAQTTAGTKVGKGLKDYYKNYFPIGVAVAPRHLQGDEGKFILQQFNSVTPENAMKMGPIHPQEDRYFWRDADSIVNFAQKHGLRVRGHNLCWHEQTPNWLFKDSTGKQVSKKLLLKRLHDHIFTVVNRYKGKIYAWDVVNEAIDDDPKNFLRNSLWYQICGEDFIVKAFEYAHEADPKAVLFYNDYNTERPEKTKRVYKLLKKLVDAKVPVQAVGLQAHWSLQEPSATELRNTIQKFASLGLKVQITELDVSIYPWEKERRPLRPGEKGELTPDLEQKQIAKYKEVFEVLRQYKRVITGVTFWNVSDRYTWLDEYPVRGRKNFPLLFDANLLPKKAYYEVINFKK, from the coding sequence ATGAAAATAAGGCTTACAGCATTGCTGTTAACTGGCAGCATGGCATTACAAATAGCTCAGGCTCAAACTACCGCAGGCACTAAGGTGGGTAAAGGCTTAAAAGATTATTATAAAAACTACTTCCCTATAGGTGTTGCTGTTGCCCCCCGCCATTTGCAGGGAGATGAGGGCAAATTTATACTGCAACAGTTCAACAGTGTTACGCCTGAGAACGCCATGAAAATGGGACCTATCCATCCTCAAGAGGACCGCTATTTTTGGCGTGATGCCGATTCCATAGTAAATTTTGCGCAGAAACATGGGCTGCGGGTGCGTGGTCATAACTTATGCTGGCACGAACAGACACCTAATTGGCTGTTTAAAGACAGTACAGGCAAACAAGTGAGTAAAAAATTACTTCTTAAACGATTACACGACCATATTTTTACAGTAGTTAACCGATACAAAGGAAAGATTTACGCGTGGGATGTAGTTAATGAGGCCATTGATGATGATCCGAAAAACTTCCTTCGCAATTCCCTATGGTATCAGATATGCGGAGAAGATTTTATTGTGAAAGCCTTTGAGTATGCGCATGAGGCAGATCCGAAAGCAGTGCTTTTTTATAATGATTATAATACTGAACGCCCTGAGAAAACGAAGCGTGTATATAAACTGCTCAAAAAACTGGTTGATGCTAAAGTTCCGGTTCAAGCAGTAGGCTTGCAGGCGCACTGGTCGTTACAGGAACCATCTGCAACAGAACTCCGCAATACAATACAAAAGTTTGCATCATTAGGTCTTAAGGTACAGATAACTGAGCTCGACGTATCAATATATCCTTGGGAAAAAGAACGCCGCCCACTACGCCCAGGCGAAAAAGGCGAATTAACGCCCGATTTGGAGCAAAAACAAATAGCTAAGTATAAAGAGGTTTTTGAGGTACTGCGCCAGTATAAAAGGGTTATAACCGGTGTTACCTTCTGGAATGTGTCTGACCGCTACACCTGGCTTGACGAATACCCTGTACGTGGCCGCAAAAACTTCCCGTTACTATTTGATGCCAATCTGCTCCCTAAAAAAGCATACTATGAGGTAATAAACTTCAAAAAATAA
- a CDS encoding glycosyl hydrolase 115 family protein, which translates to MKNSSPISLFVSFKRLAAIFIVMVICAQQANATHDDSYVSAKPVANSFALSAAGKSAPLWVSTDDYAGVIRAVKDLQNDIDAVTHQKPHLLNGTAAGKQLVIIGTIGKSTVIDQLIKNKKINVSGVTGKWETFVLQTVSKPMPGVDQALVIAGSDKRGTIYGVYDLSARIGVSPWYWWADVPIREQKSLYIIPGRYTQGEPTVKYRGIFINDEAPAFSGWTKEKFGGVNSKMYAKMFELILRMKGNYLWPAMWGNAFNVDDPANRATADEYGIVMGTSHHEPMDRAQQEWKIYGKGEWNYNTNGDVLRDFWRKGIENMGTAETIVTVGMRGDGDMAMEQGTNIALLEKIVADQRKIIADVTKKPADQTPQMWALYKEVQDYYDKGMRVPDDVTLLLCDDNWGNIRKLPKLGEKPRKGGYGIYYHYDYVGGPRNYKWLNTNPIVKVWEQMHLAYEYNARQVWIVNVGDLKPMEFPLEFFLDYAWNPNKWPVNRVQEYTRLWALQQFGPERASEIASIISRYTKYNGRRKPELLNQNTYSITNYSEFENVVNDYNQLQAQAEELYKKMPAAYKDAYYQLVLHPVQACSNLNEMYYNAALNKWYTQQGRAAANDKAAAVKTLFAKDAEISKYYNTQLAGGKWNHMMDQTHIGYTYWQQPPVDKMPEVTEIQLPAAPSMGVAVEGSTAWWPQETHEAVLPEFNKHQKSPYYIEVFNRGQSSFKFTTQTAPWVTVTPANGLVSKQQRILVNVNWAKVPAGSQVTPITITSSDGSKVVVNANIYNAVNNKTPIKGFVEHSRYVSIEAVHYTKAVSSAAAQWLVLPDYGRTLSAVTISPSTAPLQKPGGSGAHLQYQINTIDTGLADLHVYLSPTIDFTGSKSLQYAVSIDDEKPQVFHVNAEATQPLWNKVVADAINIQTSQHYLKKPGVHVIKFWMISPAVVLQKLVLDFDKSVKPSYLGPPESYYTTAQ; encoded by the coding sequence ATGAAGAACTCCTCGCCTATCAGTCTATTCGTTTCTTTTAAACGACTAGCAGCCATATTTATCGTCATGGTAATCTGTGCGCAACAGGCCAATGCTACACATGATGATAGTTACGTTAGTGCTAAGCCCGTTGCTAATAGCTTTGCATTAAGTGCAGCGGGTAAATCGGCGCCTTTATGGGTTAGCACCGATGATTATGCTGGCGTTATACGTGCCGTAAAAGATTTGCAAAATGACATTGATGCTGTGACGCATCAAAAACCCCACTTACTAAACGGCACAGCAGCAGGCAAGCAACTGGTTATCATAGGCACTATTGGCAAAAGCACGGTTATAGATCAGCTTATAAAAAACAAAAAGATAAACGTAAGCGGTGTTACCGGCAAATGGGAAACTTTCGTGTTACAGACGGTAAGCAAGCCTATGCCGGGGGTAGACCAAGCATTGGTAATTGCGGGCAGCGATAAACGTGGCACCATATATGGCGTGTATGACTTATCTGCCCGTATTGGTGTATCACCCTGGTACTGGTGGGCTGATGTACCGATTAGGGAGCAGAAAAGTTTGTATATAATACCCGGCCGTTACACCCAGGGCGAACCCACGGTTAAGTATCGGGGCATATTTATTAACGATGAAGCACCCGCTTTTTCGGGCTGGACCAAAGAGAAGTTTGGCGGCGTAAATAGTAAAATGTACGCCAAAATGTTTGAGCTTATTTTGCGTATGAAAGGAAATTACCTTTGGCCTGCCATGTGGGGCAATGCCTTCAATGTGGATGATCCAGCTAACCGGGCCACTGCCGATGAGTATGGCATTGTGATGGGAACCTCACACCATGAGCCTATGGACCGTGCCCAACAGGAATGGAAAATTTATGGCAAAGGTGAGTGGAATTACAATACCAACGGTGATGTTTTGCGAGACTTTTGGCGCAAAGGCATTGAAAACATGGGCACTGCCGAAACCATTGTTACCGTAGGTATGCGTGGCGATGGTGACATGGCCATGGAGCAAGGCACTAACATTGCCTTGCTCGAAAAAATTGTAGCCGATCAGCGTAAAATTATAGCTGATGTGACTAAGAAGCCGGCCGATCAGACACCGCAAATGTGGGCGCTGTATAAGGAGGTGCAAGACTATTATGACAAGGGTATGCGCGTGCCAGATGACGTTACCTTACTGCTTTGCGACGACAATTGGGGAAACATACGTAAGTTACCCAAGCTTGGCGAAAAGCCCCGTAAAGGCGGTTATGGCATTTATTATCATTATGATTATGTGGGCGGTCCGCGCAATTATAAATGGCTTAATACAAATCCTATTGTTAAGGTTTGGGAACAAATGCACCTAGCATATGAGTACAATGCCCGGCAGGTATGGATTGTAAACGTAGGTGATCTTAAGCCTATGGAGTTTCCGCTAGAGTTCTTTCTGGATTATGCCTGGAATCCTAACAAATGGCCTGTTAACCGTGTGCAGGAATATACCCGCTTATGGGCCTTGCAACAATTTGGACCTGAACGTGCCAGCGAAATAGCCAGTATCATTAGCAGGTACACTAAATACAACGGGCGTCGTAAACCCGAATTACTCAATCAAAACACTTACAGCATCACTAATTATAGCGAGTTTGAGAATGTTGTAAATGATTATAACCAGCTGCAAGCACAAGCAGAAGAATTGTACAAAAAAATGCCTGCTGCTTACAAAGATGCTTATTATCAACTGGTATTACACCCTGTACAAGCCTGTTCAAATTTGAATGAGATGTATTACAACGCTGCATTAAACAAGTGGTATACCCAGCAAGGCCGGGCAGCAGCTAATGATAAGGCCGCTGCTGTTAAAACGCTGTTTGCTAAAGATGCCGAGATATCTAAATACTACAATACACAATTGGCTGGTGGCAAATGGAACCATATGATGGATCAAACACACATTGGTTATACATACTGGCAGCAACCACCGGTAGACAAAATGCCGGAGGTAACTGAAATACAATTACCTGCTGCACCTTCAATGGGTGTTGCGGTCGAAGGTTCAACGGCTTGGTGGCCTCAGGAAACCCATGAGGCTGTACTGCCTGAATTTAATAAGCACCAAAAGTCGCCATACTATATCGAAGTGTTCAATCGTGGGCAGTCATCATTCAAGTTTACAACACAAACTGCACCGTGGGTAACCGTAACACCGGCAAATGGTTTAGTAAGCAAACAACAACGTATTTTGGTAAATGTAAATTGGGCAAAAGTGCCGGCTGGTTCGCAAGTTACGCCAATTACCATTACATCATCAGATGGAAGCAAGGTAGTTGTAAACGCTAACATTTATAACGCGGTTAACAACAAAACTCCAATAAAGGGCTTCGTTGAACACAGCCGCTATGTTTCGATCGAAGCTGTTCATTACACTAAAGCGGTTAGCAGTGCAGCGGCACAATGGCTGGTTCTACCCGATTATGGCCGTACGCTTTCTGCCGTTACAATCTCGCCTTCTACTGCACCCTTGCAAAAGCCTGGTGGTAGTGGTGCGCATTTGCAGTACCAGATCAATACAATTGATACAGGTTTGGCAGACCTTCATGTATACCTTTCTCCTACTATAGATTTTACGGGCAGTAAAAGCTTGCAATATGCTGTGTCTATTGATGACGAGAAGCCACAGGTGTTTCATGTTAACGCAGAAGCCACTCAGCCTTTATGGAACAAAGTGGTTGCCGATGCCATTAACATCCAAACATCACAACACTACCTTAAAAAGCCCGGCGTACACGTGATCAAATTTTGGATGATTAGTCCGGCTGTAGTATTGCAGAAACTTGTACTGGATTTTGATAAAAGTGTTAAGCCAAGTTATTTAGGCCCCCCTGAGAGTTATTATACCACTGCTCAGTAA
- a CDS encoding transketolase C-terminal domain-containing protein produces the protein MTKYTYTEKKDTRSGFGAGLLEAGKRNPKVVALCADLVGSLKMQDFINAFPERFVQVGIAEANMMGIAAGLTIGGHVPFTGTFANFSTGRVYDQIRQSIAYSDKNVKICASHAGLTLGEDGATHQILEDLGMMKMLPGMTVINPCDYNQTKAATIAIAEHHGPVYLRFGRPVVPIFTPADQVFEIGKAWMVSEGTDVTIIATGHLVWEAIQAGEQLEAMGISAEVINIHTIKPLDEEAILKSVSKTRCVVTAEEHNRLGGLGDSVAQVLVKNIPVPQEYVAVNDSFGESGTPEQLMEKYKLNAPAIVAAAQKAIQRKG, from the coding sequence GTGACCAAGTATACATATACAGAAAAAAAAGATACCCGTTCGGGCTTTGGTGCTGGTTTGCTAGAAGCTGGTAAACGTAATCCTAAAGTGGTTGCCTTGTGCGCCGACCTTGTAGGTTCGCTTAAAATGCAAGATTTTATCAATGCTTTTCCTGAACGCTTTGTACAGGTAGGTATTGCCGAAGCCAATATGATGGGCATTGCTGCCGGTTTAACCATTGGTGGCCATGTACCTTTTACCGGCACGTTTGCCAACTTTTCGACAGGCCGCGTTTATGATCAAATCCGCCAGTCTATTGCGTATTCTGATAAGAACGTAAAAATTTGTGCCTCTCACGCCGGCTTAACCCTGGGCGAAGATGGCGCTACCCACCAAATATTGGAAGACTTGGGTATGATGAAAATGCTGCCGGGTATGACCGTTATCAACCCGTGCGATTATAACCAAACCAAAGCTGCCACTATTGCCATTGCTGAGCATCATGGCCCGGTTTACCTGCGTTTTGGCCGCCCGGTAGTCCCTATCTTCACCCCTGCCGATCAGGTTTTTGAGATAGGTAAAGCATGGATGGTAAGCGAAGGTACCGATGTTACCATTATTGCAACCGGCCACCTGGTATGGGAAGCCATACAAGCCGGCGAGCAACTGGAAGCTATGGGTATTTCTGCTGAAGTAATCAACATTCATACTATTAAACCGCTGGACGAAGAAGCCATCCTTAAATCGGTAAGCAAAACACGTTGCGTGGTAACTGCCGAAGAGCATAACCGTTTAGGTGGTCTGGGCGACTCGGTAGCACAGGTACTTGTTAAAAACATCCCCGTACCACAAGAGTATGTAGCTGTTAACGATTCATTCGGCGAGTCGGGTACGCCTGAGCAACTGATGGAAAAGTATAAGCTAAATGCTCCTGCTATTGTAGCAGCTGCGCAAAAAGCTATACAGCGTAAAGGATAA
- a CDS encoding BamA/TamA family outer membrane protein, whose product MIKTYLIISALCFFIPGALIAQDTAMVSTFKQVRTDTTGQKDLLDVFKAVFKPKTRSSVSLNPAQDKVFFSFLPTASTIPDGGGKMFITSTTAGFYLGDQQTTNLSSFTFTPYFNFKGRFGLPLRSSIWFKNNQWFLSGDTRFMVYPQDTWGLGGNQPEENRMRVDYKYVRFYQSLLRRVTSYFFAGVGYNMDYHMRIKTRQEGTNLQDLSDYAFGTEYGQNSLSSGISLNLLYDTRNNSINSLPGCYSNLVYRLNTPVLGSNRVWHSLYADMRKYISLSPHNTTRQNTLALWTYYWTTLDRGAPYLSLPSIGWDLYNRSGRGIEQNRYRGQSLWYTEAEYRRSITRNGLLGFVLFANMTTVSEPDTRQFNYFHPAGGGGLRIKFNKASNTNIAIDYGFSKGYSSIRLNLGEAF is encoded by the coding sequence ATGATAAAAACGTACTTAATTATATCAGCGTTATGTTTTTTTATACCAGGAGCATTAATTGCACAGGATACCGCTATGGTGTCTACGTTTAAACAAGTACGTACCGATACAACAGGCCAAAAGGATCTACTTGATGTTTTTAAAGCTGTTTTCAAGCCAAAAACCAGATCTTCAGTAAGCCTCAACCCGGCACAAGACAAAGTATTCTTCTCATTCCTGCCAACAGCATCAACAATACCCGATGGGGGTGGCAAAATGTTTATCACCTCCACTACAGCTGGCTTTTATCTAGGCGATCAGCAAACAACCAATTTATCGAGCTTTACGTTCACTCCATATTTTAATTTTAAAGGTCGATTTGGTTTGCCGTTACGTTCCAGTATATGGTTTAAAAACAATCAGTGGTTTTTATCGGGCGATACCCGGTTTATGGTTTATCCACAAGATACATGGGGACTTGGCGGTAACCAGCCCGAAGAAAACCGCATGCGGGTTGATTACAAATACGTAAGGTTTTACCAGAGTTTGTTGCGGCGCGTTACCTCCTACTTTTTTGCGGGTGTAGGTTATAACATGGATTACCACATGCGTATTAAAACGCGGCAGGAGGGCACCAATCTTCAAGACCTGTCAGACTATGCCTTCGGGACGGAATATGGTCAAAACTCACTCTCCTCCGGCATATCGCTTAACTTGCTTTACGATACCCGTAACAATTCCATCAACTCTTTGCCGGGTTGTTATTCTAATCTGGTTTATAGGTTAAATACGCCGGTTTTGGGTAGCAACCGGGTATGGCATTCCTTGTATGCGGACATGCGCAAATACATATCTTTGAGTCCGCATAACACTACGCGGCAAAATACCCTGGCCTTATGGACCTATTATTGGACTACGCTTGACAGGGGAGCGCCTTATTTAAGCTTGCCCAGTATTGGCTGGGACCTTTACAACCGCTCGGGCCGGGGCATTGAACAAAATCGTTACCGTGGGCAAAGCTTATGGTATACCGAAGCTGAATATCGCCGCAGTATAACACGCAATGGTCTTTTAGGCTTTGTATTATTTGCCAATATGACCACTGTTAGCGAACCCGATACAAGGCAGTTTAATTATTTCCATCCTGCTGGCGGCGGCGGTTTGCGTATCAAATTTAATAAGGCATCCAACACCAATATCGCTATCGATTACGGATTCAGCAAAGGATATTCATCAATCAGGCTAAATTTAGGAGAAGCCTTTTAA
- the uxuA gene encoding mannonate dehydratase, whose protein sequence is MINNLEQTFRWFGPSDPVTLQAITQTGATGIVNALHHIPAGEEWSLEEINKRKAEIEAAGLRWSVVESVNIHESIRIASAERDEYIDKYIKTLKNLAEAGLSTVCYNFMPVLDWTRTNLDYRLPNNASALRYDAPALAAFDLFILQRPEAYQEFTPAQQEAAKKYFDSLSAEEKTKLTNIIMAGLPGTDDVFTIDEFKVYLKKYEHIDSQVLKQHMAYFLKAIIPDAEKLGVKMCVHPDDPPFSILGLPRVVSTEQDLVDVVNACPSPSNGLTFCTGSLGANPANDLPGIVTRLGEHFHFLHLRNVQREADGSFYEADHLEGSTDMYAVMKNIILEQKKRLDSGRTDVAMPMRPDHGHKLLDDYNYNTYPGYSVIGRLKGLAELRGLEMGIKRTLFAD, encoded by the coding sequence ATGATAAACAACCTTGAACAAACTTTCCGCTGGTTTGGTCCGTCTGATCCGGTTACGTTACAAGCCATTACACAAACCGGGGCAACCGGCATTGTAAATGCGCTGCATCATATACCTGCAGGCGAGGAGTGGAGCCTGGAAGAAATCAATAAACGTAAAGCTGAAATTGAAGCAGCGGGTTTGCGCTGGTCGGTGGTGGAAAGTGTGAATATACATGAGAGTATCCGCATAGCCAGTGCCGAACGAGATGAATATATTGACAAGTATATCAAAACGCTTAAAAACCTGGCTGAGGCCGGCCTGAGTACAGTGTGCTACAATTTTATGCCCGTGCTGGATTGGACACGTACCAACCTTGATTATCGTTTACCAAACAATGCATCCGCCTTACGCTATGATGCACCTGCACTTGCCGCGTTTGATCTTTTCATATTACAGCGGCCCGAAGCCTACCAGGAGTTTACACCCGCCCAGCAAGAAGCAGCTAAAAAGTATTTCGACAGCTTAAGCGCAGAGGAAAAAACCAAGCTTACCAATATCATAATGGCCGGTTTGCCCGGTACCGACGATGTGTTTACGATTGATGAATTTAAGGTGTATCTTAAAAAATATGAACACATAGATTCGCAAGTATTAAAGCAGCACATGGCCTACTTTTTAAAAGCTATTATCCCTGATGCTGAAAAACTGGGCGTTAAGATGTGTGTGCATCCAGACGATCCACCATTCTCTATCTTAGGTTTGCCTCGTGTAGTATCTACTGAGCAGGATTTGGTTGACGTTGTTAACGCTTGTCCATCGCCAAGTAATGGCCTCACATTTTGTACCGGTTCTTTAGGCGCTAATCCAGCCAATGATTTGCCTGGTATTGTGACCCGTTTGGGTGAGCATTTTCATTTTCTGCATCTGCGCAATGTGCAACGCGAGGCAGACGGCAGCTTTTATGAAGCCGATCATCTGGAGGGTAGCACGGATATGTATGCGGTAATGAAGAACATTATACTGGAACAAAAGAAGCGCCTCGACAGCGGCCGTACGGATGTTGCCATGCCTATGCGCCCGGATCATGGTCACAAATTACTCGACGATTACAATTACAATACGTATCCCGGATATTCAGTTATTGGCCGCTTAAAAGGGCTGGCCGAGCTGCGCGGACTGGAGATGGGTATTAAACGTACGTTATTTGCAGATTAA
- a CDS encoding LacI family DNA-binding transcriptional regulator, with translation MLLNTDTDMSNPEKEVTIYDIAKKLNISAATVSRGLMDHPSVNINTKQRVLEAAQSMGYRSNHLASNLRKKKSNIVGIIVGNLNSSFMSNVISGVEKVLSDAGYNLIISQSLDNIAKEVNIAQAMYNNRVDGLLVSLAYDTENADHFESFVKRGIPLVYFDRVWPHPQCPGIEIDNVKAAYEITEHLINQGCKRIAHVTAYKLSAVAADRFKGFKQALDDHSITFDEDLVLLTQLTLQAGREAAHTILAMPERPDGVFVTNDACAVACMQELKRHGIRIPEDIAFAGFNNDTEASIIEPNLTTVNYKGYDMGEVAAKILVNRLHNNKHHVAADNRLIQKSELIIRDSSLKKK, from the coding sequence ATGCTGTTAAACACTGATACTGACATGAGTAATCCGGAAAAAGAAGTTACTATATACGACATAGCTAAAAAATTAAATATATCGGCCGCTACAGTTAGCCGTGGTTTGATGGATCATCCATCGGTAAACATCAACACCAAACAAAGGGTACTGGAGGCCGCTCAAAGTATGGGTTACCGGTCTAATCACTTAGCAAGTAACCTGCGGAAGAAGAAGAGTAACATTGTAGGAATAATTGTGGGTAACCTTAACAGTAGCTTTATGTCGAATGTAATTTCGGGTGTTGAAAAAGTACTGAGCGATGCAGGCTATAACCTGATCATTAGCCAATCGCTGGATAATATTGCCAAAGAGGTAAATATTGCTCAAGCAATGTATAACAACCGTGTTGATGGTTTGCTGGTATCACTGGCTTATGATACTGAGAATGCAGATCACTTTGAGAGCTTTGTTAAGCGAGGTATTCCACTGGTTTATTTTGATCGTGTATGGCCCCACCCACAGTGCCCGGGTATTGAAATTGATAACGTTAAGGCGGCTTATGAAATTACGGAACACTTGATAAATCAAGGTTGCAAACGTATAGCTCACGTTACCGCCTATAAATTAAGTGCCGTGGCGGCCGATCGTTTTAAAGGCTTTAAGCAAGCGCTGGACGACCATAGTATAACTTTTGACGAAGACCTGGTTTTGCTCACGCAGCTTACACTGCAAGCTGGCCGGGAGGCAGCTCATACAATACTGGCTATGCCTGAGCGCCCTGACGGCGTTTTTGTAACGAACGATGCCTGTGCGGTTGCATGTATGCAGGAGCTTAAACGGCATGGTATCCGCATTCCGGAAGATATTGCCTTCGCCGGTTTTAATAATGATACAGAAGCCAGCATTATCGAGCCTAATTTAACTACTGTAAACTACAAGGGGTATGATATGGGCGAAGTGGCTGCAAAAATATTAGTTAACCGATTGCATAATAACAAACACCATGTAGCCGCCGACAACCGACTGATACAAAAGTCTGAGTTGATTATACGCGACTCGTCTCTTAAAAAAAAATAA
- a CDS encoding transketolase yields the protein MTQDIQELKSIASQVRRDVVRMVHGCQSGHPGGSLGCTDFLVALYFSIMKHDPSFNMDGEGEDLFFLSNGHISPVFYSVLSHSGYFDKAEMATFRKLDSRLQGHPTTHEGLPGVRIASGSLGQGLSVGIGAALSKKLNGDDRLVFTLHGDGELQEGQIWEAAMFAPHNRVDKMIMTIDVNGQQIDGPTKVVLSLGDLHAKFLAFGWEVMEMKGNDMAQVVEGLQKAISLSGKGKPVVILMQTEMGAGVDFMMGSHKWHGVAPNDAQLEQALNQLEETLGDY from the coding sequence ATGACACAAGATATACAAGAGCTTAAAAGCATTGCCTCACAAGTGCGCCGCGATGTGGTGCGCATGGTGCACGGCTGCCAGAGCGGCCACCCGGGCGGCTCGTTGGGTTGTACCGATTTTTTGGTAGCCCTCTATTTTTCAATAATGAAACACGACCCATCCTTTAATATGGATGGTGAAGGTGAAGATCTTTTCTTTTTATCAAACGGCCATATTTCGCCTGTATTCTATTCAGTTTTATCACATTCCGGTTACTTCGATAAAGCCGAAATGGCCACTTTCCGTAAATTGGATTCACGCTTGCAGGGCCACCCTACTACACACGAAGGATTACCGGGTGTACGCATCGCCTCTGGCTCTTTAGGTCAGGGCTTATCAGTAGGTATCGGCGCGGCGCTTAGTAAAAAACTAAATGGTGATGATCGTTTGGTGTTTACCCTGCACGGTGATGGTGAATTGCAGGAAGGCCAGATTTGGGAAGCTGCCATGTTTGCACCACATAACCGGGTAGATAAAATGATCATGACCATCGATGTAAATGGCCAGCAGATTGATGGCCCTACCAAAGTGGTATTATCATTGGGCGATTTGCATGCTAAGTTCCTGGCTTTTGGCTGGGAAGTTATGGAGATGAAAGGTAATGATATGGCACAGGTTGTTGAAGGCTTACAAAAAGCCATTAGCCTAAGCGGCAAAGGCAAGCCAGTAGTTATATTAATGCAAACTGAGATGGGTGCCGGTGTAGACTTTATGATGGGTAGCCACAAATGGCACGGCGTTGCCCCTAACGATGCCCAACTGGAGCAAGCCTTAAATCAACTGGAAGAAACACTGGGAGACTATTAA